A stretch of Rhododendron vialii isolate Sample 1 chromosome 4a, ASM3025357v1 DNA encodes these proteins:
- the LOC131322603 gene encoding uncharacterized protein LOC131322603, with translation MNKQSCDSLIVHSSSIALLQERFRQLQRAKEMREGRELLRQVTEPVHDNSSMCQDPSRVLFQSELIRPLRLPLQGSPSSSYQKSQSKQPDLWAAATPPTSASLHYMETVKHRSSSSFQESDIDTSLHL, from the coding sequence ATGAATAAGCAGAGCTGTGACTCACTCATTGTTCATTCCTCCTCCATTGCTCTTCTGCAAGAGAGGTTCAGACAATTGCAGAGAGCAAAGGAGatgagagaggggagagagctATTGAGACAGGTAACTGAACCTGTTCATGACAATTCATCCATGTGCCAAGACCCATCTAGAGTACTGTTCCAATCTGAGTTAATCCGTCCTCTGAGGCTGCCTCTTCAAGgttccccctcctcctcctacCAGAAGTCGCAAAGCAAGCAACCTGATCTATGGGCTGCTGCAACTCCTCCAACTTCAGCAAGTTTACACTATATGGAGACAGTCAAGCACAGATCATCAAGTAGCTTTCAAGAGTCAGATATTGATACTTCTCTTCATCTGTGA
- the LOC131322363 gene encoding NADH-ubiquinone oxidoreductase 20.9 kDa subunit-like, producing the protein MNTDITASAKPEYPVIDRNPPFTKTVANFNTLDYLRLTTIAGVSVTVGYLSGIKPNIRGPSMVTGGLIGVLGGFMYAYQNSCGRLMGFFPNEGEVARYKK; encoded by the exons atgaatACGGACATCACAGCGTCGGCAAAGCCGGAGTACCCAGTCATAGATCGAAACCCTCCTTTCACTAAAACCGTCGCCAATTTCAACACTCTCGATTACCTCCGCCTCACCACCATCGCCGGCGTTTCCGTCACCGTCGGCTACCTCTCCG GAATTAAGCCGAACATTAGGGGTCCTTCGATGGTGACTGGCGGTTTGATTGGTGTACTGGGAGGATTCATGTACGCTTACCAGAATTCTTGTGGGAGGCTCATGGGTTTCTTCCCCAACGAGGGAGAGGTAGCTCGGTACAAGAAGTAG
- the LOC131322364 gene encoding uncharacterized protein LOC131322364 isoform X1: protein MADKRPTKRRKSSVQGVGRPNAMDNQPSQDPSDDVWSRPNWPARVEKSFVELLIEEMIDHLDVIPSGFKDDAWDRVCTKFNKETGLNFGKLELKQHLAVLRKRYRIVKPLYNHSGFGWDYRRKMVDVDDGVWKEYIEVHPEIAPYRRWGCPTYEELCTIFTKPTATGEHAYSAGDHIPCNRSNLQTRVNVNISDGGNKRQRVQPSSLDKRSLKGDNPKANATSDPRTISESKKDASAQKDDPYSAGCCMTVINGMQDVDRHLYNGAMELFKNPTWRKTFMSLKTEKRLTWLKAMLPSVS from the exons ATGGCTGACAAGCGTCCGACGAAGCGAAGAAAGTCTTCAGTCCAAGGCGTCGGCCGTCCAAATGCG ATGGATAATCAACCAAGCCAGGATCCGTCAGATGATGTCTGGTCAAGGCCAAATTGGCCAGCACGCGTGGAGAAGAGTTTTGTGGAATTGCTGATCGAGGAAATGATAGATCATTTGGACGTGATACCCAGTGGGTTTAAAGATGATGCATGGGATCGTGTATGCACAAAATTCAACAAGGAAACTGGCTTGAACTTTGGTAAGCTGGAGCTGAAGCAACACCTGGCTGTATTGCGTAAACGCTACCGCATAGTGAAACCGTTGTATAATCATAGTGGCTTTGGTTGGGATTATCGTCGAAAGATGGTTGACGTTGATGATGGAGTGTGGAAGGAATACATTGAG GTGCATCCTGAGATCGCCCCATACCGGAGATGGGGCTGCCCAACATATGAAGAGCTTTGTACGATATTTACAAAGCCGACAGCCACCGGAGAACATGCATACTCAGCTGGTGACCATATCCCATGCAACCGCAGCAATTTGCAGACAAGGGTGAATGTTAATATTTCAGATGGAGGCAACAAACGCCAGCGGGTACAACCATCTAGCTTGGACAAGAGGAGTCTTAAGGGAGATAATCCAAAAGCAAATGCCACTTCGGACCCCAGAACTATTTCTGAATCAAAAAAGGATGCAAGTGCGCAGAAGGATGACCCATATTCTGCAGGCTGCTGCATGACAGTTATAAATGGAATGCAAGATGTTGATCGACACCTTTACAATGGTGCTATGGAGCTGTTCAAAAACCCAACCTGGAGAAAGACATTCATGTCATTGAAAACTGAGAAACGCCTAACCTGGTTGAAGGCCATGCTCCCCAGTGTTAGTTGA
- the LOC131322364 gene encoding uncharacterized protein LOC131322364 isoform X2, producing the protein MDNQPSQDPSDDVWSRPNWPARVEKSFVELLIEEMIDHLDVIPSGFKDDAWDRVCTKFNKETGLNFGKLELKQHLAVLRKRYRIVKPLYNHSGFGWDYRRKMVDVDDGVWKEYIEVHPEIAPYRRWGCPTYEELCTIFTKPTATGEHAYSAGDHIPCNRSNLQTRVNVNISDGGNKRQRVQPSSLDKRSLKGDNPKANATSDPRTISESKKDASAQKDDPYSAGCCMTVINGMQDVDRHLYNGAMELFKNPTWRKTFMSLKTEKRLTWLKAMLPSVS; encoded by the exons ATGGATAATCAACCAAGCCAGGATCCGTCAGATGATGTCTGGTCAAGGCCAAATTGGCCAGCACGCGTGGAGAAGAGTTTTGTGGAATTGCTGATCGAGGAAATGATAGATCATTTGGACGTGATACCCAGTGGGTTTAAAGATGATGCATGGGATCGTGTATGCACAAAATTCAACAAGGAAACTGGCTTGAACTTTGGTAAGCTGGAGCTGAAGCAACACCTGGCTGTATTGCGTAAACGCTACCGCATAGTGAAACCGTTGTATAATCATAGTGGCTTTGGTTGGGATTATCGTCGAAAGATGGTTGACGTTGATGATGGAGTGTGGAAGGAATACATTGAG GTGCATCCTGAGATCGCCCCATACCGGAGATGGGGCTGCCCAACATATGAAGAGCTTTGTACGATATTTACAAAGCCGACAGCCACCGGAGAACATGCATACTCAGCTGGTGACCATATCCCATGCAACCGCAGCAATTTGCAGACAAGGGTGAATGTTAATATTTCAGATGGAGGCAACAAACGCCAGCGGGTACAACCATCTAGCTTGGACAAGAGGAGTCTTAAGGGAGATAATCCAAAAGCAAATGCCACTTCGGACCCCAGAACTATTTCTGAATCAAAAAAGGATGCAAGTGCGCAGAAGGATGACCCATATTCTGCAGGCTGCTGCATGACAGTTATAAATGGAATGCAAGATGTTGATCGACACCTTTACAATGGTGCTATGGAGCTGTTCAAAAACCCAACCTGGAGAAAGACATTCATGTCATTGAAAACTGAGAAACGCCTAACCTGGTTGAAGGCCATGCTCCCCAGTGTTAGTTGA
- the LOC131322365 gene encoding uncharacterized protein LOC131322365 isoform X1: protein MHIHRTAPDEIVVENCVGRLSLKISFAVGQKPERERERGRGRMEGSICAGVLISPCANTIFHRGGVVITEHSKSGTFNLVTRNPHKQNPFIIKTHLYKTLTTTAAFNDVSAAVDPAQAEISWQIVVGALDSSEKVWSMWRLRTCFERQKVLLPLPWMRWISSLAIMETILFWLKSSFLPCYNSQRLPCIDSFCSIRLC, encoded by the exons ATGCATATACATCGAACGGCTCCGGACGAAATTGTGGTCGAGAATTGCGTAGGTAGACTTTCTCTGAAAATCAGTTTCGCCGTCGGTCaaaaaccagagagagagagagagagagggagagggagaatgGAGGGTTCAATTTGTGCAGGCGTGTTGATCTCTCCCTGCGCCAACACCATCTTCCACAGAGGCGGAGTGGTCATAACTGAGCATTCAAAATCTGGAACTTTTAATCTCGTTACCAGAAACCCACACAAACAAAATCCTTTCATCATCAAAACGCACCTTTACAAGACGTTGACAACAACGGCGGCGTTTAACGACGTCTCGGCTGCCGTAGATCCGGCGCAGGCGGAGATTTCCTGGCAAATTGTTGTCGGCGCTcttg ATAGCTCAGAGAAGGTGTGGAGTATGTGGAGGCTCAGGACTTGTTTTGAGAGACAAAAAGTACTACTTCCGCTGCCCTGGATGCG GTGGATTTCTTCCTTGGCAATCATGGAAACGATTCTTTTCTGGCTGAAGTCCTCTTTTCTCCCATGTTATAATTCCCAAAGGTTACCTTGTATCGATTCCTTCTGTTCAATACgtttgtgttaa
- the LOC131322365 gene encoding uncharacterized protein LOC131322365 isoform X3, producing MHIHRTAPDEIVVENCVGRLSLKISFAVGQKPERERERGRGRMEGSICAGVLISPCANTIFHRGGVVITEHSKSGTFNLVTRNPHKQNPFIIKTHLYKTLTTTAAFNDVSAAVDPAQAEISWQIVVGALAGVTPFVVAGIEFSKRIIAQRRCGVCGGSGLVLRDKKYYFRCPGCGGFLPWQSWKRFFSG from the exons ATGCATATACATCGAACGGCTCCGGACGAAATTGTGGTCGAGAATTGCGTAGGTAGACTTTCTCTGAAAATCAGTTTCGCCGTCGGTCaaaaaccagagagagagagagagagagggagagggagaatgGAGGGTTCAATTTGTGCAGGCGTGTTGATCTCTCCCTGCGCCAACACCATCTTCCACAGAGGCGGAGTGGTCATAACTGAGCATTCAAAATCTGGAACTTTTAATCTCGTTACCAGAAACCCACACAAACAAAATCCTTTCATCATCAAAACGCACCTTTACAAGACGTTGACAACAACGGCGGCGTTTAACGACGTCTCGGCTGCCGTAGATCCGGCGCAGGCGGAGATTTCCTGGCAAATTGTTGTCGGCGCTcttg CTGGTGTGACGCCGTTTGTGGTTGCTGGGATTGAATTTAGCAAACGAATT ATAGCTCAGAGAAGGTGTGGAGTATGTGGAGGCTCAGGACTTGTTTTGAGAGACAAAAAGTACTACTTCCGCTGCCCTGGATGCG GTGGATTTCTTCCTTGGCAATCATGGAAACGATTCTTTTCTGGCTGA
- the LOC131322365 gene encoding uncharacterized protein LOC131322365 isoform X2: MHIHRTAPDEIVVENCVGRLSLKISFAVGQKPERERERGRGRMEGSICAGVLISPCANTIFHRGGVVITEHSKSGTFNLVTRNPHKQNPFIIKTHLYKTLTTTAAFNDVSAAVDPAQAEISWQIVVGALAGVTPFVVAGIEFSKRIVSTNYYDTL, from the exons ATGCATATACATCGAACGGCTCCGGACGAAATTGTGGTCGAGAATTGCGTAGGTAGACTTTCTCTGAAAATCAGTTTCGCCGTCGGTCaaaaaccagagagagagagagagagagggagagggagaatgGAGGGTTCAATTTGTGCAGGCGTGTTGATCTCTCCCTGCGCCAACACCATCTTCCACAGAGGCGGAGTGGTCATAACTGAGCATTCAAAATCTGGAACTTTTAATCTCGTTACCAGAAACCCACACAAACAAAATCCTTTCATCATCAAAACGCACCTTTACAAGACGTTGACAACAACGGCGGCGTTTAACGACGTCTCGGCTGCCGTAGATCCGGCGCAGGCGGAGATTTCCTGGCAAATTGTTGTCGGCGCTcttg CTGGTGTGACGCCGTTTGTGGTTGCTGGGATTGAATTTAGCAAACGAATTGTGAGTACAAATTATTATGATACATT ATAG
- the LOC131322367 gene encoding scarecrow-like transcription factor PAT1 → MQASQKQGNRDGYHGPYYQPMQELESYAWPPSHNLDHSLFSDDGSQSTAPFGYPFHNSPSTGSSVSQPDYQSNASDPNHSPDHPISSAVSGICSTDDFNDLRHKLRELETAMLGPDSDILEACNNMSVLGEPNQISLETDKWEQVMETINRRDLKEMLIECARAVGENDPLTTEWLMSELRQMVSVSGDPIQRLGAYMLEGLVARLASSGSTIYKALKCKEPAGSELLSYMHLLYEVCPIFKFGYMSANGAIAEAMKDENVIHIIDFQIAQGSQWVTLIQALASRPGGPPWIRITGIDDSTSAYARGGGLDIVGQRLSRFAESCKVPFEFHALPVSGSKVELQDLRVRPGEPLAVNFAFMLHHMPDESVGPQNHRDRLLRLVKSLCPKIVTLVEQEFDTNTTPFFLRFVHTLNYFAAVFDSIDVTLLRESKERVNVEQHCLAREIVNVIACEGAERVERHELLGKWRSRFTMAGFVPYPLNSMVNATIGTLLESYSGKYRLEERDGALYLGWMNQDLVASCAWK, encoded by the coding sequence ATGCAGGCATCTCAGAAACAAGGAAATCGAGATGGGTACCACGGGCCATATTACCAGCCTATGCAAGAACTTGAGTCCTATGCCTGGCCTCCCTCCCATAATCTAGACCACAGCTTATTCTCGGATGATGGAAGCCAATCCACAGCACCATTTGGTTACCCTTTTCATAACTCCCCATCTACTGGCAGTTCCGTCTCACAGCCAGATTATCAGTCAAATGCATCTGACCCGAATCATTCCCCTGACCATCCTATCAGCTCAGCGGTAAGTGGGATTTGCTCAACAGATGATTTCAATGACTTGAGGCACAAGCTAAGAGAGCTGGAGACAGCTATGTTGGGACCAGATTCTGATATCCTCGAAGCATGTAACAATATGTCCGTTCTGGGTGAACCCAATCAAATTTCTTTGGAGACGGACAAGTGGGAACAAGTGATGGAGACAATCAACAGAAGAGACTTAAAAGAAATGCTCATCGAGTGTGCAAGAGCTGTAGGGGAAAATGATCCACTAACAACCGAATGGTTGATGTCAGAGTTACGACAGATGGTATCGGTTTCTGGAGATCCGATCCAACGATTAGGAGCGTACATGTTAGAAGGGCTTGTTGCGAGGCTCGCTTCCTCAGGAAGCACCATTTACAAAGCCCTTAAATGCAAGGAGCCCGCCGGTTCTGAACTCCTCTCTTACATGCACTTACTCTATGAAGTGTGCCCTATATTTAAGTTTGGATATATGTCTGCTAACGGGGCGATTGCTGAGGCAATGAAGGACGAAAATGTAATTCACATAATCGATTTTCAGATTGCTCAGGGCAGTCAGTGGGTAACCTTAATCCAGGCTCTTGCATCTCGGCCTGGTGGGCCCCCATGGATCCGTATCACGGGTATCGATGATTCCACCTCAGCTTATGCCAGGGGAGGAGGACTTGATATTGTGGGCCAGAGGTTATCCAGGTTTGCAGAATCCTGTAAAGTACCCTTTGAGTTTCATGCCCTACCTGTTTCCGGTTCTAAGGTTGAGCTTCAAGATCTTAGGGTTAGGCCTGGGGAACCACTGGCGGTTAATTTCGCATTCATGCTGCACCACATGCCCGACGAGAGTGTTGGCCCTCAGAACCACCGGGACCGACTCTTGAGGCTGGTTAAGAGCTTATGCCCTAAAATTGTGACACTTGTTGAGCAAGAATTCGACACAAATACCACCCCTTTCTTTCTGCGTTTTGTTCATACATTAAACTATTTTGCGGCTGTTTTTGATTCGATCGATGTGACACTACTGAGGGAGAGCAAGGAGCGGGTAAATGTTGAACAACATTGTTTGGCTCGGGAGATTGTCAATGTAATAGCTTGTGAGGGGGCTGAGAGAGTGGAGCGCCATGAGCTTCTTGGAAAATGGAGATCAAGGTTTACCATGGCTGGGTTTGTGCCATACCCACTGAACTCTATGGTGAATGCTACAATCGGGACTCTGCTAGAGAGCTATAGTGGGAAGTATAGGCTTGAAGAGAGAGACGGGGCTTTATATCTTGGCTGGATGAATCAAGACTTAGTTGCCTCTTGTGCATGGAAGTGA
- the LOC131322368 gene encoding uncharacterized protein LOC131322368, translating into MHSLWVFWKERANCMSKPIGVRQPEKLSKERRCIFEKEKSDGKIVHPMEGEREYEAIFRQKHPQNSYQELDTSDPSRKIIEMIFQGASTYPSKQYRKTKKVLRVNNSAEMVERFERYREMVKKRAWEQHKMHLRSTVDGNELLQFYGTTMNCFSGKKPSMVPEACCKDLTCRVCRIIQSGFNTAYTRKNGIQFSTSREELSEDMIKIIKGRNVKRAVIVCRTIAGTVANVVDERSHHEEYDSIKVQGVQFKSDHLIVQNPSAVLPCFVVIFN; encoded by the exons atgcattcCTTATGGGTATTCTGGAAGGAGAGAGCCAACTGTATGAGTAAGCCAATTGGTGTCCGCCAGCCAGAAAAGCTCAGCAAGGAGAGAAGATGCATCTTTGAAAAGGAGAAGTCAGATGGCAAAATTGTTCATCCAATGGAAGGAGAACGAGAGTACGAGGCGATTTTCAGGCAGAAGCATCCTCAAAATTCATATCAAG AGCTAGACACTTCAGACCCATCAAGGAAAATTATTGAGATGATTTTCCAAGGGGCATCGACATACCCCTCAAAGCAATacagaaaaacaaagaaagtccTCCGGGTGAACAATTCAGCAGAGATGGTGGAAAGGTTCGAAAGGTATAGAGAAATGGTGAAGAAGAGAGCCTGGGAGCAACACAAGATGCATCTGAGAAGCACGGTGGATGGGAATGAGTTGTTACAGTTCTATGGCACTACTATGAACTGTTTCAGTGGGAAGAAGCCAAGTATGGTACCTGAGGCTTGTTGTAAGGATCTCACTTGTCGCGTCTGCAGGATCATTCAATCTGGTTTCAACACGGCTTATACAAGGAAAAATGGAATTCAGTTCAGCACAAGCAGAGAGGAACTAAGTGAGGACATGATCAAGATCATAAAAGGGAGGAATGTGAAGAGGGCTGTTATCGTTTGCCGGACAATAGCTGGGACAGTAGCTAATGTGGTTGATGAGAGAAGTCATCATGAAGAATATGACTCAATCAAAGTTCAAGGAGTGCAGTTTAAGTCAGACCACTTGATTGTACAAAACCCTAGTGCTGTGCTTCCCTGCTTTGTTGTAATTTTCAACTGA